From a single Fusobacterium pseudoperiodonticum genomic region:
- a CDS encoding LrgB family protein, whose translation MSDIIHNIIFSPFFGIILSLVTYEIGKYLFGKTKSIFCNPLLIGILLSILFLLCFDIPFEAYNKGGSIIKLFISPVESVIIGVALYEQFQILKRNWFPILLSTVLGSTFSIIILYILGKVFALPDDIFYATLPKSVTTAIALDIATKFGWNEALIPMMTVSTGIIGAVIAPLVAKFIKSPVAKGLAIGTSSHAVGTSKAIEMGEVEGAMSGLALSLAAISTSFIIPILLTTIFKII comes from the coding sequence ATGAGTGATATAATACATAATATTATTTTTAGCCCATTCTTTGGGATAATACTATCTTTAGTAACTTATGAAATAGGAAAGTACTTATTTGGAAAAACAAAGTCTATATTTTGTAACCCTCTTTTAATAGGAATTCTTTTATCAATACTCTTTTTACTATGTTTTGATATTCCGTTTGAAGCTTATAACAAAGGTGGAAGTATTATTAAACTATTTATAAGTCCTGTTGAAAGTGTTATAATAGGAGTTGCTTTATATGAACAATTCCAAATTTTAAAAAGAAACTGGTTCCCTATTTTACTTTCAACTGTCTTAGGAAGTACTTTTTCAATTATCATTTTATATATATTAGGAAAAGTTTTCGCACTTCCTGACGATATATTCTATGCAACCTTACCAAAATCAGTAACAACAGCTATTGCTCTTGATATTGCTACAAAATTTGGTTGGAATGAAGCTTTAATTCCTATGATGACAGTATCAACTGGAATTATAGGTGCTGTTATTGCTCCATTAGTTGCTAAATTTATAAAATCTCCAGTAGCTAAAGGACTTGCAATAGGAACATCTAGCCATGCTGTTGGAACATCTAAAGCAATAGAAATGGGAGAAGTAGAGGGAGCAATGAGTGGTTTAGCTCTTAGCTTAGCTGCAATTTCAACTTCATTTATAATTCCAATTTTACTTACTACTATTTTCAAAATTATCTAG
- a CDS encoding CidA/LrgA family protein: MGQWIIILALALIGQFISDLISFPIPKTIIASIILFLLLEFKVLKVEYFKGVLAGCKKYLAFLFLPVGVGIMTQLNSAPAMVYVKVLLIMIISTILIMLVTGLIADFIIKVQEKILGNKDEKEGKNE, encoded by the coding sequence ATGGGACAATGGATTATAATTTTAGCACTTGCTCTTATAGGGCAATTTATTAGTGACCTTATTTCTTTTCCAATTCCGAAAACAATTATTGCATCTATAATATTATTCTTGCTTTTGGAATTTAAAGTTTTAAAGGTTGAATATTTTAAAGGAGTTTTAGCAGGTTGTAAAAAATATTTAGCTTTCCTTTTCCTTCCTGTTGGTGTTGGAATTATGACACAATTAAATTCTGCACCAGCTATGGTTTATGTAAAAGTATTACTTATTATGATAATTAGTACAATTTTAATAATGCTAGTTACAGGATTAATAGCTGACTTTATTATAAAGGTACAAGAAAAAATATTAGGTAATAAGGACGAAAAGGAGGGTAAAAATGAGTGA